One part of the Microlunatus elymi genome encodes these proteins:
- a CDS encoding MMPL family transporter, whose product MGSFPARLATLVTGRRRSWLVLAAMVAIALGVIGTLQGAKAPSAVSALPAGSESAQVAQLEKRFPNHELAAVMAVFTRSDGGTLTKANLAAAKQVGQSLGAKVGRNATKPVVWSDGEAAVVNVMINADRPNSEIADTIGSLRDVAHSTAPAGLVVQITGGPAFGADIASAFDGANFTLLAVTVGIVAVLLLLTYRSPILWLVPLAVVGLADEVAAKVTAWVGELTGLPFDVGIISVLVFGAGTNYALLLISRYREEVTGTAEHRAALAAAVRGTVPAILASNVTVVLSLLTLLLTLMPNTRGLGVAAAIGLAIALIFALVLLPAALAVCGRRLFWPFVPAPDRPQQRPVGTVWRRAATGVTRRPLPVVLASVAVLGVLACGLIGTRVGLSQLEQFRVPSESAAGLQTVSRHFPAGETAPVTVIANSDSTDQVVKAARNVPGVDAVRPAGTSGDGLVRIIVVESAAPGSDGSLQTVRGLRDAVHAVPGADALVGGQNAQDVDIRAASKHDLLTVAPLILGVVFLLLVVLLRSLLAPVLLVLINTASAVAAIGAGTWVGKTLFGFPALDVNVPLVAFLFLVALGIDYTIFLAHRVRQEAAKSGTRAAVVEAVAHTGAVITSAGIVLAGVFAALGVLPLTTLAQLGLIVGLGVLIDTLLVRTIVVPAVISLVGDRFWWPGRIRRSDEAAGDAEATDRDQVPARA is encoded by the coding sequence ATGGGGTCATTCCCGGCACGGCTGGCCACTTTGGTGACCGGCCGGCGGCGCTCCTGGCTGGTGCTGGCGGCGATGGTGGCAATTGCACTCGGAGTGATCGGAACGTTGCAGGGTGCGAAGGCGCCGAGCGCGGTTTCGGCGTTGCCGGCCGGGTCGGAGTCGGCCCAGGTGGCCCAACTGGAGAAGCGATTCCCCAACCATGAGCTGGCAGCAGTGATGGCGGTGTTCACTCGCTCCGACGGCGGCACGCTCACTAAGGCCAATTTGGCCGCGGCGAAGCAGGTCGGGCAGTCGCTGGGCGCCAAGGTCGGCCGGAACGCGACCAAGCCGGTCGTGTGGTCCGATGGTGAGGCGGCGGTGGTCAACGTGATGATCAACGCTGATCGGCCCAACAGCGAGATCGCCGACACAATCGGCTCGCTGCGGGATGTTGCGCATTCGACTGCGCCGGCGGGTTTGGTGGTGCAGATCACCGGCGGCCCGGCCTTTGGAGCCGACATCGCCTCGGCTTTCGATGGGGCGAATTTCACGCTGCTGGCGGTCACGGTCGGCATTGTCGCGGTGTTGTTGCTGTTGACGTACCGGTCGCCGATCTTGTGGCTGGTCCCGCTGGCTGTCGTCGGCCTGGCCGATGAGGTCGCCGCAAAGGTCACGGCCTGGGTCGGCGAGTTGACGGGGCTGCCGTTCGACGTCGGAATCATCAGTGTCTTGGTGTTCGGTGCGGGGACGAATTACGCCTTGTTGTTGATCTCCCGCTACCGGGAGGAGGTGACCGGCACGGCTGAACACCGGGCGGCGCTGGCTGCGGCGGTGCGAGGGACGGTGCCGGCGATTCTGGCCAGCAATGTGACGGTGGTGTTGTCACTGCTGACCTTGTTGTTGACGTTGATGCCGAACACCCGGGGTCTGGGTGTTGCCGCCGCGATCGGACTGGCGATCGCGTTGATCTTCGCCCTGGTGCTGCTGCCTGCGGCGCTGGCGGTGTGCGGCCGGCGGCTGTTCTGGCCGTTCGTACCGGCACCTGACCGCCCCCAGCAGCGACCGGTCGGGACCGTGTGGCGGCGTGCCGCGACCGGGGTGACGCGGCGTCCGCTGCCAGTGGTGCTGGCCTCCGTCGCGGTGCTCGGGGTGCTGGCCTGTGGCCTGATCGGCACCCGGGTCGGGCTGAGTCAGTTGGAGCAGTTCAGGGTGCCGTCGGAGTCCGCAGCCGGCCTGCAGACGGTCTCCCGGCACTTCCCGGCCGGCGAGACCGCGCCGGTGACGGTGATCGCCAATTCCGACTCAACCGACCAGGTCGTGAAGGCGGCCCGCAACGTCCCCGGCGTGGATGCGGTCCGGCCGGCGGGTACGTCGGGTGACGGGCTGGTCAGGATCATCGTGGTCGAGTCCGCTGCGCCGGGCAGCGACGGGAGTCTGCAGACCGTCCGTGGTCTTCGCGATGCGGTGCATGCGGTGCCGGGTGCGGATGCGTTGGTCGGTGGGCAGAACGCCCAGGACGTCGATATCCGGGCCGCGTCGAAACACGATCTGTTGACGGTCGCGCCGCTGATCCTGGGTGTGGTGTTCCTGCTGCTGGTGGTGTTGTTGCGGTCGTTGCTCGCGCCGGTGTTGTTGGTGTTGATCAACACTGCGTCGGCGGTGGCGGCGATCGGCGCGGGTACCTGGGTCGGCAAGACCTTGTTCGGTTTCCCGGCCTTGGATGTGAACGTTCCGCTGGTGGCGTTCTTGTTCCTGGTCGCCTTGGGGATCGACTACACGATCTTCCTGGCTCACCGGGTCCGGCAGGAAGCCGCGAAGTCCGGTACGCGAGCCGCGGTGGTGGAGGCTGTTGCGCATACCGGCGCGGTGATCACCAGCGCCGGAATCGTGCTGGCCGGAGTGTTCGCCGCGCTCGGGGTGCTGCCGTTGACGACCCTGGCCCAGCTCGGGCTGATCGTCGGCCTCGGTGTCCTGATCGACACCCTGCTGGTCCGCACGATCGTGGTGCCGGCGGTGATCAGCCTCGTCGGCGATCGGTTCTGGTGGCCCGGCCGGATCCGCCGATCCGATGAGGCTGCCGGTGACGCCGAGGCGACCGACCGCGACCAGGTTCCGGCCAGGGCATGA